The Pseudorasbora parva isolate DD20220531a chromosome 21, ASM2467924v1, whole genome shotgun sequence sequence TGAAGTCTAAATAAGTGCTTCATGTTTTACCAGAAGTGCATTGATTCTGGCTTAACATCAAACAGGCTTGTCTCTAGAGCGCTAGGGTGATCTGCCAAGAGCCCCATTTTGACCCGAGATGTCAGCAAACAATTACTGCAGGCAGGATAGTCTTTAGCCTAGCAATTATTGGTACCATGCTGTGCCATATCAAAGTGTTGAGATATCTTTAACCACACATCTTAAAAGCTGCTTGATATCAGACTCTGCTTTACTTAATCTTTGGACTTGCATTGACATTAAAGATTGTGGCAGTAATGTTGTTCTCCTTAAGACAGATTTCCCTGAACTGTCATTGACTACAAAGGCAAATTATTATGTAGCATTGTTCTGTGCCTCTTTTTGTTTGTAGGGCTCCTATGATCTTTATGCAAGCCTGTGAAACATAAGAGAGACACTGTAAGTCGTCAAGCCTGCTAGCATCTCCATAATTCTCTGCATTGCCAATTGTGTGGTGTGGTAGCTGAGACCTTTGCTTGCCCAATCAGCAAGAAATGCACGATTCCTTTTGTGGACGATGGCAAACAGGTGATCGTACATTATTCACCTACTTGTGTGGTGACGAGTGTTGCCCCCCTCCCCAGGATAGACTTTGTACTAATCTTGCTACAGGAAGGTATGCCAGCAGTGCGCCAGATTGTCTGCATGTCATCCtctttgtgcttttgttttgtctgttttgttgaCCATGTATGTTCTAGTCCTCACAGATGcagccaaaaaaaaaagcattgccAAAGGAGTTTGTGGTCTTGGGCCTCAGGCGTGTCTAAACTAAAGGCAATCTTTTTGCGTGCTGTCAATGGGTCAATGTCAGGCTGGCATTAAGATTGCAGGTTTTGCATGTTCACCAAACACTGAAGGACTGTGGTGTTGCTACGGATACCGCTTGGCACCTGTCACATACGACACTCTTGGCTTAAAATCCTGTTAGCATGCGTGTTACGTGGTGTCTTGCCCTGTGTTCTTACACAGAAAAGTTTAATTGGACAATTATCTGATTTCCTTCTTACCTTTCACTTTTGAAGGTCTGACGTTGTGGTTCTCTGCTTTTCCATCGCCAATCCCAACTCGCTGCATCAtgttaaatccatgtggtaCCTCGAGATCAAGCACTTCTGTCCACGTACACCCGTCATCTTGGTCGGTTGCCAGCTGGACTTGCGCTATGCTGACCTAGAGGCAGTCAATCGAGCTAGGCGACCATTATCAAGGTACTGGTAACTAAACCCTCTGTCCCAATTCCTTTGCAATTCCTATCCCtgactgtatttatttgtctcTAACAGGCCTATCAAACCCGGAGATATTTTGCCCCCAGAGAGTGGAAGGGAGGTAGCCAAAGAGCTTGGCATCCCATACTACGAAACAAGTGTATTCGATCAGTTTGGTATCAAGGATATCTTTGATAATGCCATCCGAGCAGCCCTCATCTCCAGACGCCATCTGCAATTCTGGAAGTCCCACTTGAGGAAGGTTCAGAAGCCACTGCTGCAGGCACCATTTCTGCCACCCAAAGCCCCTCCACCACTTATTAAGATCCCAGAGTGCCCGGCCAAAAACCGGGATGGACCGAAGCAGCTTCTTGAGAGCCCCCTGTGCGCTGACGTTATGTTCATCATTCAGGAGCACGTCCACTTGTTTGCCCACAGGATCTACCTGTCTACCTCATCTTCCAAATTCTTCGACCTCTTTCATATGGACTTCTCAGATGAGTCCCAGTGCTTGGTGGTAACTGAGCGTCACAGGCGGGATCAACTGATGCGCACACTAAGTCTGGACACAGAAGAGGACGTCACAGTTCTCCCCAACCTTTCGCCTTGCTCGCTCCGGGCATCCAAGAGTGATGGTACCCTCAAGATGATGAGTTTCAGTGGGATGCACCGGCGCACCAGGCTGTCCCTGGCCTCTTGGAGCAAGGCTTTCTACAGCATCCACAAGGAGAGCGTGATCAACCCAGTCACGGGTATGCCGGCTCTTATGACTGTTGTGAAGATGGATCATTCTATCCACAATGGGCCATTCAGTGCCGTCCTACGCTTCCTTTACACTGGTGAGCTGGATGAGAAGGAGAAGGACCTGATGAAGATCGCTCAGATTGCAGAGATCCTAGAAGTGTTTGATCTTAGGATGATGGTGGAGAACATCATGAACAATGAGGGCTTCATGAATCAAGAGATCACAAAAGCGTTTCATGTGAGAAAGGCCAACCGAATCAAAGAGTGTCTTGCCAAGAATAATTTCACAGGTATTAAGGAAGCCAGATGCGTTTCATTTATCTTACATTGATTGAGAAAGAAACGTCTCACTTGAAAATGATTATTACATCTGCTGCAACATCTGCTACCAAGCTTTTCATAATTTAAAGTATTTCAAGTACAGGTATGTAGCTCAAACAGTGCTAGCAActtcaaggtcatgggtttgattcccaagGAATGCATACATCGCATGATATACTGTACCTTGTTGCTTTGGGTAATGCATACATGTAAagctttatagttacactatacacaaacaacaaaaaGCAGCTAGCTACATTTAAGCTATGAGAGATGTAGCATTTCGTCATGCTATACAGCTACTTATCAGATAAGTATTTTACTAAAAAGTGCGCAATTTAAAAATAGCTGAAGTTACATTAATAGCGTCACTACTTTAAGTTATTTAATTCTCAACACTGCTAGCTGATGTGACAAAGCATTTGTTTCAGTGGTATAAAATGGGATAGCAAAGATGCTATAAAAAATTACTTTCTAAAGAGCAGTTAACCATGGTGTTTTGGACTATCTTTGCAGATGTGGTGTTCAGGTTGGATGATGGCACCATTAATGCCCACAAACCACTGCTGATCTCAAGCTGTGACTGGATGGCTGCCTTATTTGGGGGCTCTTTCATGGAGAGTGCAAATGACGAGGTGAGTGTGAAAACAATGTTTAATGAGCTCCAGTTAGGGCACTGACAAGTTTACAGAACATCTTTATTTCGTCCTCAGGCTTTTTGTCTGCCGGTTCTTAAAAAGATGGTACAAGGTCACACTGCTCAGACATACAGTATACATGCTCTTATATACCCAAATAGATGTGCACTGACACATTTTACAGACATTTGCCTGCCAACAAATTGCATCAAATTCTTGAATAACTAAAATTGTCTGGTCGCTGGCGTCTCTTAGTGATGTTCTGAATATCTATTTTTGTGGTGATGAATGATCTGTCAGCTCTTTTGAGCTTTGGAGTGCATGTTGTTTGTCTTACAAGACATTCACAATATAGCAGtgttattacattttgaaaaatgtcattCATTTGCATTTTGTTTTGCATTGATTTTCAATTGAATTGTGTCTGTAGTAATTTTTTGTTCCATTTTTCTATTGCTAAAATTATAAAACTGCTTTTATCTGCAATTTTCTCTATTGAGTTTTAGAGTTCTTGTCTATATTTTAGTGCACATTTATAGTGCTACTTTAGAATATATTTTACTTATAGTGTTTACGCTGAATTGCATATTTTTGtgtagttttagtcttagtatTTTATTAATGATAATAACCGTATAGTATAGTTAGCatcataattaattattaattctaATTTCCTAGCCataattcataattaatgagcTGAGATGCACTATCGATACAGGTACATCCTGCTGTTTGAAGCATTATACTTTTTGCCTTTTCCACGACTGCCACATGCACACTTAATCCTGTTTCCACTGTCCAAATAGGTGCTTTCATCTGTGGCACTGTTCATTAATTTCCTCCTTAAGAGGTGGAATAAAGCCGAGGTGGAATTAAACCGAGTTTCCTCCCCGAGGAGGAAAAGCAGACGTCATTCAGAGACAGCGATCTGTTTTCTTCTCTGCATAATTTTTGCACAAGGGACTTAATGCATGATGGCCAGTCCTTTTTATTTGCCTTAGTGCTCTGACCTTTCATGCCAGAGTAACAATTGGAACAGCTATATTTCAGGCAGCGTCCTACTTACAGGCTTAAGTCTACACTGCTTGCTCAAATCCGAGAGAGCATGTCTTTTTTTCTTGCGCTCTCTTTTGGAGTGGTTAGACTACCCCAGCGAAACAGAAATCTACTGTGCTTGCCCTTGAAGAGTATTATATAATGGGTTACGTAGCAGCATCTATCTGCGTGTTCTGCCCAAATGTGCTTAGTAATGCTGGGCTGCTGGTGAGCCGGCCATCAGTTTTATAGAGATTAAAGACTCAAAAGTCTGGTTTCCAATCAGCTGACCACACACTTTGTTTCTGttctgaaatatatatttttcatattttaattgCTGGTGCTCTTCAGCATATTTCttcaattttatatttataatgcacttaaTTTCTTTTGTGATCCCCATAAATCCTGtgaaagtcaacatgaaataaaaaataaataaataaacacattaaCTTATGATACAACAATATAGGAATAATACAACTAATGATAATCATGTATACAtagaatttataaaaaaaataaataatatatatatatatatatatatatatatatatatatatatatatatatatatatatatatatatatatatatatatgtgtgtgtgtgtgtgtgtgtgtgtgtgtgtgtgtgtgtgtgtgtgtgtcattattaatgctaatgtctttattctattgtagtttgttttatttgccaTTTCTTTATCActgtttatttttcttcataAGCTTGAGAGTTTTTAGGCTAgtattatttttcttaattgATCCTGGACCACATAACctaatgtataatatatacatcatcagaaaactgaaaaaataagctttccattaaGGTATGGTCTTTTAGGATAGGACtatatttggccgagatacaaccAAACCGAGATTTGgccaacatcaacatcagttgagggctgcaacaacttttaaatgacaatatcctggccggactactgttgtcagtgatagaagtatttaaaattaacatgatttcttaatgtctagtgacatatccgggccattttatgatcaattgaaatacatttcttacatacagttccttatGATATGAAtcaatatcctaatgatttttgacatcaacaattttgacccatacaatgtattgttggctactgacacaaatatacccgtgcaacttatgactggtttaGTGGTCCAGGGTCAAAAATAAGAGTGAAGATGGTGAtaataattatgacattttagTGGTATCAAATGTTGATCTCACAAAAAccttatttaaaacaatatatcgTTATCGTGATATAAAATTTTGTTCATATCATCTATCCCCACCAAGGGACCTAAAAACGTGCTTCATCTGGTAACTCCAT is a genomic window containing:
- the rhobtb1 gene encoding rho-related BTB domain-containing protein 1 isoform X1, which gives rise to MDYERPNVETIKCVVVGDNAVGKTRLICARACNTTLTQYQLLATHVPTVWAIDQYRVCQEVLERSRDVVDDVSVSLRLWDTFGDHHKDRRFAYGRSDVVVLCFSIANPNSLHHVKSMWYLEIKHFCPRTPVILVGCQLDLRYADLEAVNRARRPLSRPIKPGDILPPESGREVAKELGIPYYETSVFDQFGIKDIFDNAIRAALISRRHLQFWKSHLRKVQKPLLQAPFLPPKAPPPLIKIPECPAKNRDGPKQLLESPLCADVMFIIQEHVHLFAHRIYLSTSSSKFFDLFHMDFSDESQCLVVTERHRRDQLMRTLSLDTEEDVTVLPNLSPCSLRASKSDGTLKMMSFSGMHRRTRLSLASWSKAFYSIHKESVINPVTGMPALMTVVKMDHSIHNGPFSAVLRFLYTGELDEKEKDLMKIAQIAEILEVFDLRMMVENIMNNEGFMNQEITKAFHVRKANRIKECLAKNNFTDVVFRLDDGTINAHKPLLISSCDWMAALFGGSFMESANDEVSFPNTSRVCMQAVLEYLYTNQLSPMADLDPMELIALANRLCLPRLIALTEQYAVSELLKASKDGQDIDGEVITYLELAQFHNANQLGAWCLHYICTHYNRICANYRKEIKSKSLENQEYFEKHRWPPVWYLKEEDHYQRVKKEREKEDVVLNKHHSRRRWCFWSTSPAVA
- the rhobtb1 gene encoding rho-related BTB domain-containing protein 1 isoform X2, producing MWYLEIKHFCPRTPVILVGCQLDLRYADLEAVNRARRPLSRPIKPGDILPPESGREVAKELGIPYYETSVFDQFGIKDIFDNAIRAALISRRHLQFWKSHLRKVQKPLLQAPFLPPKAPPPLIKIPECPAKNRDGPKQLLESPLCADVMFIIQEHVHLFAHRIYLSTSSSKFFDLFHMDFSDESQCLVVTERHRRDQLMRTLSLDTEEDVTVLPNLSPCSLRASKSDGTLKMMSFSGMHRRTRLSLASWSKAFYSIHKESVINPVTGMPALMTVVKMDHSIHNGPFSAVLRFLYTGELDEKEKDLMKIAQIAEILEVFDLRMMVENIMNNEGFMNQEITKAFHVRKANRIKECLAKNNFTDVVFRLDDGTINAHKPLLISSCDWMAALFGGSFMESANDEVSFPNTSRVCMQAVLEYLYTNQLSPMADLDPMELIALANRLCLPRLIALTEQYAVSELLKASKDGQDIDGEVITYLELAQFHNANQLGAWCLHYICTHYNRICANYRKEIKSKSLENQEYFEKHRWPPVWYLKEEDHYQRVKKEREKEDVVLNKHHSRRRWCFWSTSPAVA